AGGTGGATTGGCCTTTTTATGAAATCCGTTCGGACAATCAAACTGTGGGGTATTTATTAGGTACTATTCATTTTGGAAAAAAAGAAATGTATCCCTTTCCAGATGAAATTATAGAAGCAATCCATAGCTCGTCAGAAGTAGTTTCAGAAGTCACCTTTGCTTCATTTGATTCACCGACGACAGCTGCTTTATCACAAAAGGCAATGGCTAAAAAACCACATATTATGACGGATTTAACAGTAGATGAAAAGGAACGATTAAGCCAAAAATTAGCTTCTTATAATTTTAAATTGGAAGATGTAAAAGACTTGAATTATTTTGGCTTATTATCGATGTTACAAGGACAATATGTGACGACCAATGATTTTTTACAAGGGGTCAATATAAACGTCGGAAATGAAGTGAGCAAAAGTAAAATAAAAAATACTGGATTTGAAACAGTTGCCGAACAATATCAATTGATGAATGAAGCGACAATGGATGTAACAAAAAAGTCGAGCTGGATTGAAGATATACCAGAATTATCAGATGCTATAACAGAAAATGAAAAGCTTTTAACTATGTATATTTCAGGTGAACTGGAGGAAAACTTTGATACCGTCTTTCAAGCGAATCAATACGAAGGATTCAAAGAAATTATTTTAGAGAAACGGAATTTAAATTGGCTACAAAAGCTGAAAGAAAAACTGCCAAATCAAAAGCAAACCTTTATCATTGTAGGTGCAGGGCATCTATACGGGAAGACTGGTTTGATTGCATTACTAGAAAACGAAGAGTATACAGTTAATAAAATAGAATAAAAAAAGCACGAGCAAAATCATGTGGGGTGATCTTGTTCGTGCTTTCACTTTGCTTAAAAAGTCTTTGCACTTTTTTAAAAACTAGTGTACTATTGAACTAGAACACTAGTGAAGGTGAAAATCAATTGGAGGTAAAGCCATGGATTTCCATACAGATCGGCCGATTTATTTACAGATTATGGACTTTATCATTCAGCAAATTGTTTCTGGAAAGCTTGAACCTGGGGATAAAATTAAAGCTGTAAGAGAAATGGCGGTCGAATTAGCCACAAATCCAAATACCGTTCAACGTGCTTTACAAGAATTAGAACGTGAAGATATTTTATTTTCTAAACGTGGATTGGGGCGCTTTGTCACAGAAGATACTGAAACAATCAACCAACTGCAAACACAAGCAGTTGGAAAAGTCATCGAAAATTTTTTAGCTGAAATGAAAAATTTTGGATGGACACAAGAACAAGCGAAAGATTTACTGGGAGAGTATATTGAAAGGGAGCAATAACGATGAAGGAATTAGTTAAGATTGAGCAATTGAGTTACCGCAAAGGAATGAAACAAATTTTTAGCCGTTTGAATTTTTCTGTTTCGTCGGGGAAAATCATTGCGTTGATCGGCGAGAATGGTTCTGGAAAAACTACGATCATGCGTTTACTTTCCGGGTTAGCTTTGAATTTTAAAGGGCAGATTTTAATCGATGATTGTGTCGTTGGGACCAAAACAAAGTCTTTTGTGGCTTATTTAGAAGATCAAAATAATTTTAAAGCGAATCAACAATTAGAAGACGTTATTTCATTTTATGCTCGCTTTTATGCAGATTTTGATAAGCGCAGAGCCTATGAATTGTTACGTTTCATGAACTTGAGCGAGTCAGAAAAATTAGGGAATTTATCAAAAGGAAATGCTGAAAAGTTTGCTTTAAGTATGACCCTGGCTAGAAGAGCAAAATTGTATTTGTTAGATGAGCCGTTAAGTGGAGTGGATTTGCTATCAAGAGAAAAAATCATTCAATCCTTGCTCCAGTGGTTTGATGAAGAGAGTACAATCATTATCACTACGCATCAACTGAGAGAAATCGAAACGATTATTGACGAAGTGATGTTTTTGCGTGATGGACAGATCATCCTTCATGAGTCTTTAGAGACAATCAAAGAAGTAAAACATAAGGACTTAGAAGATTTGTATCGGGAGGTGTATGAAATATGACCAAGTTCTTCCGTCTATTTTTTTCAAAAACACTTTTTCTTGTTTATAGTGCGAGTCTACTGTTGACTTTTTTATTGGGTCTTGTGAATGTTTATAATGTAAATCAACATTCTGTCGAATTTAGCATTGTCTTTTTAGCCTTTTCGATCATGCTTTTTTTCGTGCTTTTCTTTGTATTGGAAACGAATCGTATCTATCAATTTTTTCGGACAACGGATTTTCGCTTATTGCCTGTTAGTACGAGAACTCTTTATTTCTATAACTTGGTGTTCAGCACAATCGTAGGTGTTAGTTTTTTTATAGGAAATGTGATTATCGGGATAATTATGAATTATCTGATACTTAATATCCCGTTTTCTTTAAACGGAACTTGGATCGAAGGGATAGCTGCAATTGTTGATATAGTAGTGTTGTTTTTAATCATACAATTTCTAGTTTGTATCTATTCTGCTATTAAGCAGTTTATTCAAAAAAAATTCCGCTGGATTTTGGAAATTATTTTATTCATTATTTTTACGATGTTGATGGAGCATTTATCCGTTTTTGATTTGGGCATCATAAAATGGCTAGAGATGAATACACTTGGTTTAAAGCAAGAACTCTACTTTAGAGTAATTCTACAATTAGTGACAGCCTGCTTTTATTTTAGTCTAAGTATCTGGATGATCAATCGATATGTGGAAGCGGGGGATCAATAAATGTGGCAACTGTGGAATGAATTTCAGAAAGAGAGCCGCTCATTCTGGATGTCTAGCAACTTTGCATTTTTATTTGTTAGTGGATTTATTATTTACAAATTAGGCATTCAGCATATCCATTTTGAGGGGATTTCTCAATTTGTTTTAATCGTAGTATTGTTCTTCTTGTTTGTTCATTTTATCTGGGAGATGTATCGACAAATTGGCGCCTGGAAAAATAGTCAATATCGGTTGCTGCCGATCAGTGAAGCGAAATTTTACTTCAGCAATATCTTGTTTAGCTGGATTACGACCACGATTTTTTTATTTAGCTACTATTTATGTCTATTCGGTTTTGTTTTTTTGTTGGACAAGCAAGTAGATATGGCAAATTTTCAAGAGTACTGGAAGCATCTTTTAGTGGCTAGTTACTTTTTCTTGTCACTCTCGATTTATGTTCAGTTAGTGTATTTATTAAGTAGTTTGATCAGCATGAAAGCACCAGCCAAATTGCAGCGAGTATCAAAGTATCTGCTTTTTTTCCTTTTGTTTGCGGCAGAAGTAATGGTCAGTGAGCAATTATTAAATAGTTATCGAAAGATCTCATTTATTGATAGCCATCAGTTTAAAATCGCAGTAGGATATGTTTCGTTGTATCTAGAAGATTTGATTTTTGATGGATTTTTCCTTGTGATCAGTGCGATAGTCAGTATTTTTATTTTGAAGCATTACATTGAGGCAGAAAGAAGGTAAAGTATGGAAAATACACAGGTCTTAGAAGTAAAAGACATTTCAAAACGTGTCGGTAAGAAAAAGATCATCAAGGAAGCATCGTTTACAGTTGAAAGTGGGAGCGTTACTGGTTTGTTAGGTCCTAACGGTGCTGGTAAAACCACGATCATTCGGATGTTAGTCGGATTGATGAGTCATGATGGAGGATCGATTCAAATCAATGGACAATCGCTAGCAACTAATTTTAAAGAAGCGCTGGCTCATGTAGGCGCAATTGTTGAAAATTCAGAATTTTATAATTATATGACGGGAATGGAAAATCTAAAGCAATATGCAAGGATGTCGCAAAAAATAATCACGGATGAAGCTTTAGACCAGGTGATCCATAGTGTGCATCTAGAAAATAACATCGATCAAAAGGTCAAAACCTACTCTTTAGGAATGCGTCAACGACTAGGTGTAGCACAAGCAATTTTACACCAACCGGACTTGTTACTTTTAGATGAGCCGATGAATGGCCTAGATCCAAAAGGCATGCGGGAATTTCGCGAGATGATTGAATCATTGAAGAAACAAGGTGTGGGAGTCTTGATTTCGAGTCATCAGTTGAGTGATATGGAATTATTATGTGATGATTTGGTGATTGTTCAAAAAGGGGAAATCACTTATGTTGGCCCAATGAATAATCCAGAAGAAGACAATAAATTGATTTTATTACTGGAAACAGATCAGCAGCAAGAGACGTTAACGTTTTTAACTGAACAACAATATAGTGCAGCTGTAGAAGGAAAATATGTAAAGATCGAGCTGACTGAGGATATCAGAACAGTTTTAGTCAAACAATTAGTTGAGGCAGGGATCGGCATCAAAGAGTTAAAAGTACACGTCGATTCTTTAGAGGAAAACTTCCTGCGCTGGACAGAAGATGGGGGATTATAAGATGGGTGTATTGATAAAAAATGAATGGGTTAAGTTAATCAAGAAAAAATCCTCTTGGATTATGTGGATCATACTAATCGTCATGACCTTTGGCATCACTTTATTAGTCAAATCAACAACATCTTCTCAAAATGGTGAAGCGATGATGAAAGCCAATGATCTATTTGCAAGTTTGACTGAAATGACTTCATTTCTTAATTTGTTTATTGTGATTGTTGCAGCATCTATCGTTGCAGAAGAGTTTAGCCGTGGGACAATTAAATTTTTATTGATTCGTCCCTTTACGAGAAGCCAGATTTTATTCTCAAAGTTTGTTGTATGCTTGATTTATAGTGTGATTGGAACCGTCATTTTGTATCTGAGCAGTTTGATTTCGGCAAATCTCTTACTTACTAGCCAATCGCCTTTTGCACTTGTTAAAGGTTATCATGGCTGGAATGCATTGACTGTTGCAGCTGCGTATGCCGGGGCGAATTTACTGCTGATTCTTTTGTACGTCACAATCACGTTGTTTATTTCCGCTGCGATTCGTTCACAAAGTTTAGCGGTAGGTGTTGGGTTAGGCGTTTTGTTTGGTAGCAGTATTATTAATTCATTTTTGAATGTTGTGATTCAAAAGTATCAATGGTTAAAATGGAATCCGTTTAATATGCTGAATATTAAAAATACGGTTATGGAAAATACTGAAGCGGTTAATAATTATCCAGGCTACTTGAATTTTTGGCAAATGGCTAGTGGTATTTTGATCTATAGTTTGATTATTTATTTGTTGATGCAGCAGTTATTTAAAAAGCGAGATGTATCATTAAGTTGATATCTAGGTAAATAAAGGAGAGTGAATCAACGGCGCCAATATTGCTAAATACTTGTACACAAATGTCCTAGTCGGTGGATTCAAAGCTTGATAAAGGTAAGATCTTCTTTAGTGTCGTTGGTTGTGATTTAATAATTATGGGTAGGTTTAGGGGCTGGAAGAATTGGTAGGGAGAGCTGAAGGATGAAGCTAGTATTAGAAAATGTAAGTAAGAGTTTTGAAGGAAAGCAAGTTATTGACCATGCGAGTTTTACGTTTGAAAAGGGAAAAATTTATGGATTACTGGGTAGAAATGGTGCGGGGAAAACTACGCTGTTTAATTGTATTTCAAAAAATCTAACTCTTGATAATGGCATGATCAGCATTGAAAAAAATGGTCAAACAGAAGCAGATTATGAAAATACGGAAATCGGTTTCGTTTATACGACGCCACATTTACCAGCATTTATGACAGCGGTAGAATTTGTAAAATTTTTTATTGATATTAATAAAGACCGAATTAAAGAGCCTAAATCACCACAATCTTATTTGACTTCTGTTGGTATTGAGCTGGACGATCAAGATCGTTTACTCAAAGATTATTCTCACGGGATGCAAAACAAGGTGCAGATGTTGGTTTCTTTGATCGTTCAACCACCTGTTTTACTGCTTGATGAACCATTAACTTCTTTTGATGTTGTTGCAGCGCACGAGATGAAGGAAATAATTTTAAAAACTAAAAGCGATTCAATCGTGATTTTTTCTACACATATTTTACAGTTGGCTCAAGATTTGTGTGATGAAGTTGTATTGCTTCATCACAAGAAACTAGTAGCTGTTGATCCTGCGCGCATACATGACATAGATTTTGAAAAAGAAGTAGTTCAGCTGTTATCAGATGATAACGAATTGGCTACTCAGAGCATGGAGGAGTAAAAAGATGATGGTATTTTTTACGTATCTCCGAAATTATAGTTATTTTAAATTAACTAGTGTTGCTAAAAAGGTCAATGGCTTGATTTACTATTTAAAAAAGCTACCTTTGATTGGTAAAAAAATTCCAATAGCTCTTTATAGGTACTATCCAGTAAAACAAGCTATTGCTACTATCGCTTTTATATTAAGTCTACTGTTTAGTGCTTTTAATAAATTTATCTGGCTAGCTATGTATACTGGTATAGCAGCACTGATTGAGAGTGTTGTGATGCAGGAAAACGTAGTGGCATTACTTATTGCATTCAAACCGAGTGTTTTGGCAAATGGGCTTTTTCTCTGGTTCGTATTGAATGTTCTTTTTTTAGGATTTTATAATCGATTTGCGATGATACCTGATAAGAAGACGATTGATTTTTATGAGGAATTTCTATTATCAAGAACAGTTGTTGTTAGAGGAGATATGTTGTTGGATGTAGGCTATCAAGGAATTGCCTACCTTCCAGCAGCACTAGTTTTTGGTCGTTTATTTGGTCAAGAACTGTCAGTTGTTTTCTTTATTTTTTTCAGCTACTTGGCAGGAAATTACTTTTTCTCTTTATTGGGTCGAATTGTTTATATTTGGAAGTTTTCGGCTGTAAAGCGAAAAATATTTGGAGCAATCGTTGGTCTATCACTAATTGTTATTGGTGGTTTGATTGAGTACTTCAGAATAGTTCAGCCGATAATGACCATCCTTTTATCTTGGTGGGGAATTGTCTTGTTGTTTGTTTTGTTAATAGGTATTTTGCGGTTATTGTTGACGTTTAAACGAGAGAACGATTTTTTACTTTATTGGATAGAGCATACCAGTCTGAATTTGGAGACCTTAAATGATAGCGCTCAGGAACAGAATCAATATCTAGCAGAAGGTTTGACTATGCAAAAAAAATTAGTGGTTACCTCAGATCAAGTGTCCCGGAAGTTATCAGGCAGTCAATACTTAAATTCTTTACTGTTTAGTCGATATCGCTCAATTTTGAATAAAGCATTGTTGTTTCGCTTTTATTTCATTGTTACAGCGTGGGTATTGATTATTCTTGCAAGTTTATTTGGTTTCTTTAACAAAGCGGATAATGGAGAGTTGGTCAAGACGTTTCCTAACTTATTTTTTGTTATGTATATGGCAAGCTTTGGGAAAAAAGTAGTACAGATGGTTTTTGTCAATTGTGATGTTTCGATGCTGTACTATCCTTTTTATCGAGAAGCAAGTACGATTCTTGCGGGATTTAATTATCGTTTTAAGCAAACGTTTTATTACAATAGCATTGTTTCTGCTGGGATTTTTATTGGTTATATGCTTCTCCAAGTGATGAATGATTTCTTTTTAAGTTGGCAATTTTTTGGTATGTTATTGCTCCTTTTGATTGCTTTATCGTTTCTATTTTCTTTTCATGAGTTGTTTGTTTATTATATTATTCAGCCATTTACAGGAGATATGGAAGTTGTGAGTCCATTATATAAAATTATTTCAGGAGTATTTTACTGGATTTCTTATATGAATATCCAATTACATTCAGTAGGGTATTTTTATGTGACAATCGTTGTCTTGTGTTGTCTAGTTTATGTGTTGGTAGGTTTCATTGTTATCTATAAAAAAGCACCAAAAACATTTCGTATCAAAACATAGGGGATCAAACTAAATAACGGTGAAAATTAGAAAGTATCTTTTTAAATTAATACTAAAATAAAAAAGTTGAGAACGCTATAATGATAGTGTTTTTCAACTTTTTTAGGTTTTGTGAACAGAATGATCAAACTAGATTATTAGAAAAAATAAGTGTTTTCTGATTAATCTAATAAATTGCTGATAAAATCAATAATTATGCAGAACAAAGCTTGTTTAAATGTATAAAAATGATTATGATTAAAAAGATATTTTATACTTAATTATGATTAGG
The Enterococcus silesiacus DNA segment above includes these coding regions:
- a CDS encoding GntR family transcriptional regulator; its protein translation is MDFHTDRPIYLQIMDFIIQQIVSGKLEPGDKIKAVREMAVELATNPNTVQRALQELEREDILFSKRGLGRFVTEDTETINQLQTQAVGKVIENFLAEMKNFGWTQEQAKDLLGEYIEREQ
- a CDS encoding ABC transporter ATP-binding protein; translation: MENTQVLEVKDISKRVGKKKIIKEASFTVESGSVTGLLGPNGAGKTTIIRMLVGLMSHDGGSIQINGQSLATNFKEALAHVGAIVENSEFYNYMTGMENLKQYARMSQKIITDEALDQVIHSVHLENNIDQKVKTYSLGMRQRLGVAQAILHQPDLLLLDEPMNGLDPKGMREFREMIESLKKQGVGVLISSHQLSDMELLCDDLVIVQKGEITYVGPMNNPEEDNKLILLLETDQQQETLTFLTEQQYSAAVEGKYVKIELTEDIRTVLVKQLVEAGIGIKELKVHVDSLEENFLRWTEDGGL
- a CDS encoding ABC transporter ATP-binding protein — encoded protein: MKLVLENVSKSFEGKQVIDHASFTFEKGKIYGLLGRNGAGKTTLFNCISKNLTLDNGMISIEKNGQTEADYENTEIGFVYTTPHLPAFMTAVEFVKFFIDINKDRIKEPKSPQSYLTSVGIELDDQDRLLKDYSHGMQNKVQMLVSLIVQPPVLLLDEPLTSFDVVAAHEMKEIILKTKSDSIVIFSTHILQLAQDLCDEVVLLHHKKLVAVDPARIHDIDFEKEVVQLLSDDNELATQSMEE